DNA sequence from the Sulfolobales archaeon genome:
CCCATATTCCATGTAATAGCTAGAACACCTAGGCATGCCCTCGCACTTCTGAAGAAGGCTAGGGAGGCGGGGTTCAAGCATAGCGGGTTACTAGCATCGAGTAGAAGGGGGTACCTGGTGGAGCTGGTCACAGGTATATGGGTAGATATTCCGATCAAGACAGCTGATAGGATCCTTATAAACAGGTCAGAGGTTAAAGCGATAGTGGATATGCTTAACAACGCATTGAGGGAGGGGAGGGAGAGGCTATTATCTCTAAAAAAGATCTTGAAGGAGCTAGCTCTCTCGACATCTAATCAATAGCTATGAGAGTTACTGTTCTCACAACACCCTCTACCCTGTGGATTCCCTCAACCACTATCCTCTTAACCTCCTCCAGATCCCGAGCCTCCACCTTGCATATAACATCATATTCACCAGTTACAGAGTGGGCCTCAACAACCCCTTTCAACGCTCTAACCTTGCTCAGCACATCCCCCACTCTACCTACCTGAACCTGTATAAGGACATACACGATCATTTTGAGCCCTCATATCCAATTTCTATGGGGAGGTAAAATATTCAGCCCTATAGGGATCGTATTTTCTCTATAAACCTCCTAGCCCTCTCCAGATCCAGGGGTTTCCCGGCTTTGCCGCCCTCCCTAATATATGATCCCACTATAACCCCGTCTGAATATCTAGCTAGCTTCTCTATATTCTCAGGCGATGCCCCGCTCCCAACTAGGACGGGGACTGATGAGTTCTTCTTAACAATCTTTAGAAAATCTATAGAAGGGGGCTCCCCTGTTCTCAGCCCCGTGACTATTAGGGCGTCGGCGCCTCCCCTTTCCACATAGTCTCTAACTAGCTCCCCTAGATAGTCCTGGAGCCCCTCAGATGCTCCAACCCTTCTAATCAATGCCTCAGACTCTATTATTGATAGCACGTAGTTCAGGCTAACAGCGTGTTTAACAGCTATGTCAGCATATACCTTGACCCCAGGGTAGTTCCTCCTTATAGTCGAGAGTCTGGGGGCCTCGGGCTCTATGATCCCTGAATCCGATACTATGGTCTCGATCAGAGAGTTAACCCTTATAAACCTAGCTCCAGAGGCAACTGCTATTGAGTATGCCTCTCTCCCAGAGTTCCTCAGCATGTTAACGCCAACCTCCAGAGATGTTGATCTCACAACTTCCCTCACCACAATGCTCATAGATGATATTGCAAGGGGGTCTAGAACCCTCTTCCTATACGGGTGATCCCTGAAGTTCTCCACGATAATGGCATTGTATCCAAGCCCTTCGAGGATCTTTGCTTCTGAAGTAGCCCTCTCAACTATCTCCTCAACACCGTGCTCAGCCCTCGAAGCTATATATGGTAGCCTCGGGAGATGAATAACAGCTATAGCCCTATAGATGGCTAAACACCATCCACAGTTCTCCTATGAGAAATTTAACCGCCCTAGTGCTTTGAGGATCTCGTAAGATCCTTTAGGATGATTGTTGAGCTATATATACTAGCTATTCCTCAGCTGGTTGGATTTTAAAGCCCGAGCCCGGGGATTAATTTTCTGCGGTAGCTCATTATATGTTAGGTATGTTATTTGGAGAGATCCTCCGGATCTTCTGGGATCTCGATTAAGTTGAGAAGCATTGTGGAGGGCCGTGTAGAGGCTCCTATAG
Encoded proteins:
- a CDS encoding Lrp/AsnC ligand binding domain-containing protein, with protein sequence MIVYVLIQVQVGRVGDVLSKVRALKGVVEAHSVTGEYDVICKVEARDLEEVKRIVVEGIHRVEGVVRTVTLIAID
- a CDS encoding BtpA/SgcQ family protein produces the protein MYRAIAVIHLPRLPYIASRAEHGVEEIVERATSEAKILEGLGYNAIIVENFRDHPYRKRVLDPLAISSMSIVVREVVRSTSLEVGVNMLRNSGREAYSIAVASGARFIRVNSLIETIVSDSGIIEPEAPRLSTIRRNYPGVKVYADIAVKHAVSLNYVLSIIESEALIRRVGASEGLQDYLGELVRDYVERGGADALIVTGLRTGEPPSIDFLKIVKKNSSVPVLVGSGASPENIEKLARYSDGVIVGSYIREGGKAGKPLDLERARRFIEKIRSL